From a single Pseudalkalibacillus hwajinpoensis genomic region:
- the egtB gene encoding ergothioneine biosynthesis protein EgtB, with the protein MSQTSLQVNKLREQVLQSFKKTRLMTNQLVETLETEDYTIQAIPDVSPPKWHMAHTTWFYETFILKAYKENYISYHKEFDYLFNSYYESVGSYFPRSSRGLLSRPSIDKVRNYRRDVDEEIVSLLTNLDEKKLKEVAKLIEIGLNHEQQHQELILTDVKYNFSINPLKPVYRERDTMNSDESSPMDWVSFDGGLVEVGVNEEDGFSFDNERPVHKVWLEPFKLATRTVTNGEYLAFMEDGAYGRPEFWLSDGWATVNDQGWKSPLHWEKKDGEWFQFTLHGLVPVNLNEPVTHVSYYEAEAYASWAGKRLPSETEWEVAVRDQPISGNFVEDANYHPIASLKEDEGQIKKAYGDVWEWTKSPYMPYPGNKPLDGALGEYNAKFMSSQMILRGGSCATSQTHIRASYRNFFGPDKRWQFTGIRLAGDAK; encoded by the coding sequence ATGTCACAAACATCATTACAAGTTAACAAATTACGAGAGCAAGTACTTCAGTCATTTAAGAAAACCAGATTGATGACAAATCAGCTGGTAGAAACCCTTGAGACGGAAGACTATACTATTCAGGCTATTCCAGATGTAAGTCCGCCAAAATGGCATATGGCCCATACAACCTGGTTTTATGAGACGTTTATTCTGAAAGCATACAAAGAGAATTACATCTCCTACCATAAAGAATTCGATTATCTATTCAACTCCTATTATGAAAGTGTAGGAAGCTATTTTCCAAGGAGCTCTAGAGGGTTACTAAGTCGACCGAGTATTGATAAAGTCAGAAACTACCGAAGAGACGTTGATGAGGAAATCGTTTCTTTATTAACGAATTTAGATGAAAAAAAGCTAAAAGAAGTAGCTAAATTGATTGAAATTGGACTAAACCACGAGCAGCAGCACCAGGAGCTTATTCTAACTGATGTGAAATATAACTTTTCTATCAATCCATTGAAGCCAGTATATCGTGAGAGAGACACTATGAATTCAGACGAATCATCTCCAATGGACTGGGTTTCATTTGATGGAGGGTTAGTTGAAGTAGGCGTTAATGAAGAAGATGGCTTTTCTTTCGATAATGAACGACCTGTACATAAAGTGTGGCTAGAACCATTTAAGCTTGCAACACGAACGGTTACAAATGGCGAGTATCTTGCTTTTATGGAAGATGGAGCCTACGGGCGACCAGAGTTCTGGCTATCGGATGGTTGGGCAACAGTAAATGATCAGGGTTGGAAGTCGCCACTTCATTGGGAGAAAAAAGATGGAGAATGGTTTCAATTTACACTTCACGGACTCGTTCCTGTAAATTTAAATGAACCTGTTACACATGTTAGCTATTATGAAGCCGAGGCTTATGCAAGTTGGGCAGGGAAGAGATTACCTTCAGAAACTGAGTGGGAAGTAGCTGTTAGAGACCAGCCAATCTCAGGCAACTTTGTAGAAGATGCGAATTACCACCCGATAGCATCGCTTAAAGAAGATGAGGGACAGATCAAGAAAGCATATGGAGACGTATGGGAATGGACGAAAAGTCCCTATATGCCATACCCGGGAAACAAACCACTCGATGGAGCACTTGGTGAATATAATGCGAAATTCATGAGTAGTCAAATGATCTTAAGAGGTGGCTCCTGTGCAACTTCACAAACTCACATCCGTGCTTCCTACAGAAATTTCTTTGGCCCTGATAAGCGCTGGCAATTCACAGGAATTCGACTGGCAGGAGACGCTAAGTGA
- the aldA gene encoding aldehyde dehydrogenase yields the protein MKSYQIYINGEFISSNGEEMLDVINPATEEVISRIPKSNEKDVERAIEAAKASQRDWEKKPSIERAEYLYTIANKVEEKKDTFIKMLTEENGKTVDASKAEIELTIDYFRYMAGWARRYEGEVLPSDRPNENILVFKKPIGIVGGIVPWNFPMFIFARKVAPAFVTGCPIIIKPSQYTPNTACEMANIIHEAGVPKGIFNLITGKGSDIGSPLASSPDVQMISLTGSYPAGSKVMEAAAKNITKVNLELGGKAPAIVTKHANVDLAVEKITTSRITNNGQACTNAERVYVHEDVAEEFISKITETFKNTKVGDSLNEDGCDIGPLANKQQIDSVEEAVNNAVKAGAVVKTGGKRINRDKGFFFEPTILTDVSQDMNVIQEEIFGPVLPIVVYSNFDKVLEMANDTNYGLSSSIFSDNMHEVMKASNVLRYGETYVNRENFEAVQGFHAGMGQSGIGGADGKHGLNEYLKTHVIYMEYDQDIK from the coding sequence GTGAAAAGCTATCAAATCTACATTAATGGTGAATTTATAAGCAGCAATGGAGAAGAAATGCTTGACGTGATCAACCCGGCAACGGAAGAAGTGATTTCGCGTATCCCTAAAAGTAATGAAAAAGACGTCGAGCGCGCGATTGAGGCCGCGAAAGCATCTCAAAGAGATTGGGAGAAGAAACCCTCAATTGAACGCGCCGAATACTTATATACCATTGCAAATAAAGTGGAAGAGAAAAAAGATACATTTATCAAAATGCTAACTGAAGAAAATGGTAAGACAGTCGATGCTTCGAAAGCTGAAATCGAATTGACAATTGACTATTTCAGATATATGGCCGGTTGGGCTAGAAGATATGAGGGAGAGGTTCTCCCAAGTGACCGCCCCAATGAAAATATTCTAGTCTTTAAAAAGCCGATTGGAATTGTTGGTGGCATTGTACCTTGGAATTTCCCAATGTTTATTTTCGCACGGAAAGTAGCACCAGCATTCGTGACTGGTTGTCCGATTATAATCAAACCAAGTCAGTATACACCAAACACGGCTTGCGAAATGGCGAACATTATCCATGAAGCAGGCGTTCCAAAAGGTATATTTAACCTGATCACAGGTAAAGGCTCAGATATTGGTAGCCCTCTTGCATCATCTCCTGATGTCCAGATGATAAGCTTAACAGGAAGCTATCCTGCAGGATCGAAGGTAATGGAAGCTGCAGCTAAAAATATCACAAAGGTTAACCTGGAGCTTGGGGGTAAGGCTCCAGCAATTGTAACTAAGCATGCGAATGTAGACCTTGCTGTTGAAAAAATCACCACATCTCGTATTACGAATAACGGTCAGGCATGTACAAATGCTGAACGTGTTTATGTTCATGAGGATGTTGCTGAAGAATTCATTTCCAAAATCACTGAAACGTTTAAGAATACGAAAGTAGGCGATTCCTTGAATGAAGATGGATGTGATATCGGGCCACTTGCTAATAAACAGCAAATCGACTCCGTTGAAGAAGCGGTTAATAATGCGGTTAAAGCAGGCGCAGTAGTAAAAACAGGCGGCAAGCGAATTAATCGAGATAAAGGTTTCTTCTTTGAACCGACTATTCTTACAGATGTGTCACAGGATATGAATGTTATTCAGGAAGAAATCTTCGGCCCTGTATTACCGATTGTTGTGTATAGCAATTTTGATAAAGTGCTTGAAATGGCCAATGATACAAATTACGGCCTGTCTTCATCGATCTTTAGTGATAACATGCATGAAGTTATGAAAGCATCCAATGTACTTCGCTACGGTGAAACGTATGTGAACCGTGAGAACTTTGAAGCGGTTCAAGGTTTCCATGCTGGAATGGGTCAATCTGGTATCGGTGGCGCTGACGGCAAGCACGGCTTAAATGAATATTTAAAAACACACGTTATCTACATGGAGTATGATCAAGATATTAAGTAA
- a CDS encoding anti-repressor SinI family protein: MAITNVKPNLELDQEWIILMMVARELGLQKDEVKDFLRKYKTQNNHDIT, from the coding sequence ATGGCTATAACGAACGTAAAACCTAACTTAGAACTTGATCAAGAATGGATAATATTAATGATGGTTGCCAGAGAATTAGGTCTTCAAAAAGATGAGGTAAAAGACTTCTTGAGAAAATACAAAACACAAAACAACCACGATATTACATAA
- a CDS encoding glycine--tRNA ligase yields MSISMEQIVSVSKHRGFIFPGSDIYGGLANTWDYGPLGVELKNNIKDAWWKKFVQESPYNSGLDAAILMNPKTWEASGHLGNFNDPLIDCKSCKTRHRADKLIEDALSLDGNEMIADGLSFEEMERLIKNNNITCPECGSQDFTEIRQFDLMFKTHQGVTKSSTSEIYLRPETAQGIFVNFKNVQRSMRKKVPFGIAQIGKSFRNEITPGNFTFRTREFEQMELEFFCKPGDELEWHEYWKEYCKNWLLNLGVSEESIRLREHAEDELSHYSNATTDIEYKFPFGWGELWGVASRTDYDLKQHMEHSNEDFTYHDQQTGEKYVPFCIEPSLGADRVTLAFLIEAYEEQELEDGSSRSVMHFHPAIAPFKAAVFPLSKKLSEEARAVHAELSKYFMVDYDEAGSIGKRYRRHDEIGTPYAITFDFDSVEDQQVTIRDRDTMEQKRMPISELKSFLEEKTQF; encoded by the coding sequence ATGAGTATTTCAATGGAACAAATAGTTTCTGTATCAAAACACAGAGGGTTTATTTTCCCGGGATCTGATATTTACGGAGGTCTTGCTAACACATGGGATTATGGTCCTCTTGGTGTAGAACTTAAAAACAACATTAAGGATGCATGGTGGAAAAAGTTTGTACAGGAGTCTCCATATAACAGTGGACTCGATGCAGCGATTTTAATGAATCCAAAAACCTGGGAAGCTTCGGGCCATCTTGGGAACTTTAATGATCCACTAATCGATTGCAAAAGCTGTAAAACTCGTCATCGTGCAGATAAATTGATTGAAGACGCTCTTTCACTAGATGGAAATGAAATGATTGCTGACGGGCTATCTTTTGAAGAGATGGAACGACTAATTAAGAACAATAACATTACATGTCCGGAGTGCGGAAGCCAGGACTTTACTGAAATTCGCCAGTTTGATCTAATGTTCAAAACTCACCAGGGAGTAACCAAGTCAAGCACAAGTGAAATTTACCTTCGTCCAGAAACAGCCCAGGGCATTTTCGTAAACTTCAAGAACGTTCAGCGTTCAATGCGTAAAAAAGTTCCTTTTGGCATTGCTCAAATTGGGAAAAGCTTCCGAAATGAAATTACACCAGGTAACTTTACGTTCCGTACACGAGAGTTTGAACAAATGGAACTTGAATTCTTCTGCAAACCGGGTGATGAGCTTGAATGGCATGAGTATTGGAAAGAATACTGTAAGAACTGGCTTTTGAATCTTGGTGTAAGTGAAGAAAGCATTCGTCTTCGTGAACATGCAGAGGATGAGCTTTCTCATTACAGTAATGCAACCACAGATATTGAATACAAATTCCCGTTTGGTTGGGGAGAACTATGGGGTGTCGCTTCAAGAACAGATTATGATCTGAAGCAGCACATGGAGCATTCGAATGAAGATTTTACTTACCACGATCAGCAAACGGGTGAGAAGTATGTACCGTTTTGTATCGAACCATCCCTTGGTGCTGACCGGGTAACATTGGCATTCCTAATTGAAGCTTATGAAGAGCAGGAGCTTGAAGATGGATCTTCACGAAGCGTGATGCACTTCCATCCTGCCATTGCACCATTTAAAGCAGCCGTTTTCCCGCTTTCTAAGAAGCTATCAGAAGAAGCAAGAGCTGTTCATGCTGAGCTATCCAAGTACTTCATGGTAGATTACGATGAAGCTGGATCAATCGGAAAACGATATCGTCGTCATGATGAAATCGGTACGCCGTATGCGATTACGTTTGACTTTGATTCTGTTGAAGATCAGCAGGTGACAATTCGTGACCGCGACACTATGGAACAAAAAAGAATGCCGATTTCTGAACTGAAAAGCTTTTTGGAAGAAAAAACTCAGTTTTAA
- a CDS encoding LysR family transcriptional regulator: MELRQLYYFMEVAKREHVTEAATSLHVAQSAVSRQIANLESELGVQLFIREGRNVKLTQVGHIFMDHAETAITEIERARQAVYEFLNPDTGTIRIGFPNSLAAKTLPTVISAFRKEHPSVGFQLRQGSVQDLTDAVSKGEIDIAFVSPVPKDRNDVDGHIFFTEKLLALLPISHPLADYPMLRLGQLKNEPFVLFRSGYALHHLVTSACQQVGFKTRIAFEGEDIDTIKGLVAAGLGVSLLPEVTLSEQLPGETVKIELSEPNVTRTVGVIIPKGRELAPSEKKFFEFLTHFYEVLNRFGQ; this comes from the coding sequence GTGGAACTCAGACAGCTATATTACTTTATGGAAGTCGCTAAACGAGAGCATGTGACAGAAGCCGCAACATCCTTACACGTTGCACAGTCAGCCGTTAGTAGACAAATAGCAAATCTGGAATCGGAACTTGGGGTTCAGTTATTCATTCGAGAAGGACGCAATGTTAAGCTGACACAAGTTGGACACATCTTTATGGATCATGCCGAAACAGCGATCACAGAAATTGAACGGGCAAGACAGGCCGTATACGAATTTCTTAATCCAGATACAGGAACAATTCGAATCGGCTTTCCTAACAGCCTTGCAGCGAAAACATTACCGACTGTGATCTCAGCTTTTCGGAAGGAACACCCGAGTGTTGGGTTCCAACTGCGTCAGGGGTCAGTTCAGGATCTGACAGATGCTGTGAGTAAGGGGGAAATTGATATCGCATTCGTATCCCCGGTACCAAAGGATCGAAACGATGTGGATGGCCATATTTTCTTTACGGAGAAGCTCCTCGCACTTCTTCCGATCTCACATCCACTTGCCGACTACCCGATGTTGCGACTTGGTCAATTGAAAAATGAGCCTTTTGTTCTTTTCCGTTCAGGATACGCTCTTCATCACCTTGTGACATCAGCCTGTCAGCAGGTTGGCTTTAAAACTCGAATCGCCTTTGAAGGGGAAGATATTGATACGATTAAAGGCCTGGTAGCAGCGGGCCTGGGTGTAAGTCTCCTCCCGGAAGTTACGCTTTCTGAACAGCTACCCGGTGAAACAGTGAAAATCGAATTATCCGAGCCTAACGTAACGAGAACGGTTGGCGTCATTATACCTAAAGGTAGAGAGCTTGCACCGTCTGAAAAGAAGTTTTTTGAATTCCTTACCCATTTTTATGAAGTTCTTAACCGTTTTGGTCAATAA
- a CDS encoding MFS transporter, giving the protein MNKELRFVLITFLLGVFLGALDSGIVSPALTTLIEELGIDLKWTVWVVTIYTLVYAVSMPIVGKLADLFGRKRVFLTGIVLFAVGSLLAGLSQSLPFLLAGRAVQALGGGGIIPIANAVIGSSFPKEKRGMALGLVGAMFGIATILGPNIGGFFVAQLSWRWIFLINLPIAFIILMMGLKLPEDQAKVKKPSLDWGGAAVLSFVIISLLLGLTNLDTNDWLTSIKSDFVWPLLLLSIVLIYPLIKFEKVAKDPIIKLTYFTDRNIVLALLISTITGIGIISMIFVPSFSEILLSLSRGQGGYVMTILAVASGFAAPIGGILLDKWGAKQVVLLGFSLSLLGSLVFVFAADGWIMLSIGMIFAGVGIGFTMGTPLNYIILELTPDQEAGAALSLVSLFRSIGTSLGPVVLAGFIAASGAATFSGSGISETLRHTILTGYEHMYLASSVIFLIGLVLGIFLKMPERDFEN; this is encoded by the coding sequence ATGAATAAGGAGCTCCGTTTTGTACTGATAACGTTTCTATTAGGTGTGTTCCTTGGTGCGCTCGATTCAGGAATCGTATCACCAGCTCTAACCACTTTAATTGAAGAGCTTGGTATCGATCTGAAATGGACGGTCTGGGTTGTGACAATTTATACACTTGTATATGCCGTAAGCATGCCAATTGTAGGGAAACTTGCAGACTTATTTGGTAGAAAACGTGTTTTCCTAACGGGTATAGTTTTATTTGCAGTTGGATCGTTGCTTGCCGGTCTTAGCCAGTCGCTCCCTTTCCTTCTTGCCGGAAGAGCGGTTCAGGCGTTAGGTGGGGGAGGTATCATTCCGATTGCGAATGCAGTAATTGGAAGTAGTTTCCCGAAAGAAAAGCGTGGAATGGCCCTCGGCCTTGTAGGTGCCATGTTTGGGATCGCTACAATACTCGGGCCGAACATCGGAGGATTCTTCGTTGCCCAGTTAAGCTGGAGATGGATTTTCTTAATTAACCTACCGATTGCTTTCATTATTTTAATGATGGGACTAAAACTTCCTGAAGATCAGGCAAAAGTCAAAAAGCCTTCCCTTGACTGGGGAGGTGCTGCCGTACTTTCGTTCGTTATTATATCGCTTCTCCTTGGTTTAACGAACCTCGACACAAATGATTGGCTAACATCAATTAAATCGGACTTTGTTTGGCCATTGTTGCTTCTCAGTATTGTATTGATCTACCCGCTAATTAAATTTGAAAAAGTAGCAAAAGATCCGATTATTAAACTTACTTATTTCACTGATAGAAACATTGTGCTTGCATTACTTATTTCTACCATAACAGGAATTGGTATCATAAGTATGATTTTCGTCCCTTCTTTTTCAGAAATCCTCCTTTCTTTATCAAGAGGACAGGGTGGGTATGTCATGACTATTCTAGCCGTAGCTTCAGGATTTGCAGCACCGATCGGAGGGATCCTTCTTGATAAGTGGGGAGCGAAACAGGTCGTGCTGCTTGGATTCTCGCTAAGCTTGCTCGGTTCGCTCGTGTTCGTTTTTGCCGCTGACGGATGGATCATGCTCTCTATTGGTATGATCTTTGCAGGAGTTGGAATTGGGTTTACGATGGGCACACCGCTTAATTATATTATTTTGGAACTTACCCCAGATCAAGAAGCAGGTGCTGCACTGTCACTTGTCAGTTTGTTCCGTTCAATTGGAACGTCACTTGGCCCGGTCGTACTTGCAGGATTTATCGCTGCTTCAGGTGCAGCGACATTCAGTGGCAGCGGCATTTCAGAGACGCTTCGACATACGATTTTAACGGGATATGAACATATGTATCTTGCAAGTTCGGTTATCTTTTTGATCGGACTTGTGCTCGGCATCTTTTTAAAAATGCCCGAACGGGATTTCGAGAATTAA
- a CDS encoding patatin-like phospholipase family protein, protein MNSLGLVLEGGGMRGVYTAGVLEYLMEHELYFPYVIGVSAGACNAASYLSRQSGRNRTVLIDYVKHPDYISYKNLLKKKQLFGMDLIFDEIPSLHVPFDFDTFASAAERFLIGTTDMETGEAVYFDKHESGGQILSILRASSSLPFMAPAVEIDNRFLLDGGIADPIPVHKSEADGNHSHVVILTRNAGYRKQKSRMSWMVQRLYRKNPALAMAITSRYERYNSTLEHMEANRDDYFIIQPSQVLEVARIEKSQVRLTDLYNQGYEDMKVRHGELEKWIEHRSRLKESV, encoded by the coding sequence ATGAATTCATTAGGGCTTGTTCTAGAAGGCGGAGGTATGAGGGGGGTTTATACAGCTGGAGTGCTCGAATATTTAATGGAGCATGAGCTCTATTTTCCTTATGTGATTGGTGTGTCAGCAGGTGCATGTAATGCAGCCTCGTATCTTTCCAGACAAAGCGGGAGAAATCGAACGGTTTTAATTGATTATGTGAAACATCCGGATTATATATCGTACAAAAATTTACTAAAGAAAAAACAGCTTTTTGGAATGGATTTAATATTTGATGAAATCCCTTCGCTTCATGTTCCATTTGACTTTGACACTTTCGCAAGTGCAGCTGAACGTTTTCTTATTGGCACAACCGATATGGAAACTGGTGAAGCAGTGTATTTCGATAAACACGAAAGCGGTGGACAGATCCTCTCGATTTTGAGAGCTTCAAGCTCTCTGCCGTTTATGGCACCGGCTGTTGAGATAGACAATCGGTTTCTTTTGGATGGAGGCATAGCAGATCCAATTCCAGTTCACAAATCAGAGGCGGATGGAAATCATAGTCACGTGGTTATCTTAACAAGGAATGCAGGATACCGAAAACAGAAATCACGAATGTCCTGGATGGTACAACGTCTTTATCGAAAGAATCCCGCACTTGCCATGGCGATTACTTCTCGTTACGAGAGATACAACAGTACACTTGAGCACATGGAAGCAAACCGTGACGACTATTTCATTATTCAGCCTTCTCAGGTACTTGAAGTGGCCAGGATTGAGAAATCTCAAGTCCGATTAACAGACTTATATAATCAGGGTTATGAGGATATGAAAGTGCGCCATGGCGAGCTTGAGAAGTGGATTGAACACAGAAGCAGGCTAAAAGAATCAGTCTAA
- a CDS encoding aminopeptidase gives MFDSRIIEFSEKLVQYSTKIQPGEHVLIEAFDVNNSLVRSLVKEVHKAGGFPHVNLRDNQVLRELLMNATEEQISAWAEVDLNQMEKMDAYIGIRGSENINELSDVPVAKMALYNQIYKTKVHSNQRVKHTKWVVMRYPNESMAQLSGMSTEAFEEFYFNVCTMDYAKMSDAMDALVDRMNKADIVRIVSPDTNLSFSIKDIPAVKCAGELNIPDGEVFTAPVKDSVNGVITYNTPSPYNGFVFENVQLTFENGKVIDAEANDTERLAEILNTDEGARFIGEFAIGVNPYIREPMKDILFDEKIDGSFHFTPGQAYDEAPNGNDSSVHWDLVLIQRPEYGGGEIWFDDELIRKDGKFVPEILQSLNPENLK, from the coding sequence ATGTTTGATTCTCGTATAATAGAGTTTTCAGAAAAGTTAGTACAGTATTCAACGAAAATCCAACCAGGGGAACACGTTTTAATAGAAGCATTTGATGTAAACAATTCACTTGTTCGTAGCCTTGTTAAAGAAGTACATAAAGCAGGGGGCTTCCCACACGTTAATTTGCGTGATAACCAGGTGCTTCGTGAGCTTTTAATGAATGCAACAGAAGAACAAATAAGTGCCTGGGCTGAAGTTGACTTGAATCAGATGGAAAAAATGGACGCTTATATTGGTATCCGGGGCTCAGAAAACATTAACGAACTTTCTGATGTACCAGTTGCAAAGATGGCTTTATACAATCAGATCTATAAAACAAAAGTTCACAGCAATCAGCGCGTCAAGCATACGAAGTGGGTTGTGATGAGATACCCTAATGAATCCATGGCCCAACTTTCAGGCATGAGTACAGAAGCATTTGAAGAATTCTATTTTAATGTATGTACAATGGATTACGCGAAAATGAGTGATGCGATGGATGCCCTTGTTGATCGTATGAACAAAGCAGATATCGTACGTATTGTTTCTCCAGATACGAATTTAAGCTTTTCGATCAAAGATATCCCTGCGGTTAAATGTGCTGGTGAATTGAACATCCCTGACGGTGAAGTTTTTACAGCACCAGTGAAAGATAGCGTAAACGGAGTAATTACGTACAATACCCCTTCACCTTATAATGGTTTTGTGTTTGAGAATGTACAGTTAACCTTTGAAAATGGCAAAGTGATTGATGCAGAAGCAAACGATACCGAGCGTTTAGCTGAAATTCTGAACACAGATGAAGGCGCAAGGTTTATTGGAGAGTTTGCCATTGGCGTTAATCCTTATATTCGCGAACCAATGAAAGATATTCTTTTCGATGAAAAAATTGATGGTTCATTCCACTTTACACCAGGACAGGCTTATGATGAAGCGCCGAATGGTAATGATTCCTCTGTACACTGGGATCTTGTCTTAATTCAGAGACCTGAATACGGTGGCGGAGAAATCTGGTTTGATGACGAATTGATTCGAAAAGACGGCAAGTTCGTACCAGAAATACTTCAGAGCCTAAACCCAGAAAACCTTAAATAG
- a CDS encoding thioredoxin family protein: protein MNKIETNESYKSFINDPKVAILKYEANWCPDWKRLDFFIGDIMNDHQDKKWAQIDIEQLPEVTEENDVMGIPSLLVYKDGKKIGHLHSANTKNPEQVKEYLSQF from the coding sequence GTGAACAAAATTGAGACAAACGAATCCTACAAATCATTTATCAATGATCCGAAAGTAGCAATACTAAAATATGAAGCAAACTGGTGTCCGGACTGGAAACGACTTGATTTTTTTATCGGAGATATCATGAATGATCACCAGGATAAAAAATGGGCTCAAATTGATATAGAGCAGTTGCCGGAAGTGACTGAAGAAAATGATGTAATGGGCATTCCAAGCCTTCTAGTTTACAAGGATGGGAAAAAAATTGGTCATCTTCATAGTGCGAATACAAAAAATCCAGAGCAAGTTAAGGAGTATTTAAGTCAGTTTTAA
- a CDS encoding HAD-IA family hydrolase produces the protein MRILWDFDGTLFNTYPAFTKVMKKLLPEVKEEDILKELKVSFHHAKQVFQLTDGQVNQFREMDSALSPDDKPPFQGLEDILLKADINVIMTHKPRAEVNAILKHFQMEHHFADLVAGDDGYPRKPDASSYRYLHNKHELDLAIGDRVLDILPAKELGLKTCLFQNDAPGADFYVTNYHALKKLLWHDI, from the coding sequence ATGAGAATACTTTGGGATTTTGATGGCACACTTTTTAATACATATCCAGCCTTTACGAAAGTAATGAAGAAATTGCTTCCGGAAGTAAAAGAGGAGGACATCTTAAAAGAGTTGAAAGTGTCCTTTCATCATGCAAAGCAAGTTTTTCAGTTAACAGATGGACAGGTGAATCAATTCCGTGAGATGGACAGTGCACTATCGCCTGATGATAAACCGCCGTTTCAAGGCCTTGAGGATATTCTTCTAAAAGCAGATATAAACGTGATAATGACACATAAACCTCGTGCTGAGGTAAATGCTATTTTAAAACATTTTCAGATGGAACATCATTTTGCAGATTTAGTTGCGGGAGACGATGGGTATCCACGTAAGCCAGATGCGAGTTCTTATCGTTACTTACATAACAAGCATGAGCTAGATTTAGCAATAGGGGATAGGGTACTTGATATTCTTCCTGCTAAAGAACTTGGTCTGAAAACATGTTTATTTCAGAATGATGCACCCGGTGCAGATTTCTATGTAACCAATTACCATGCATTGAAAAAGCTGTTATGGCATGATATTTGA